A genomic window from Anticarsia gemmatalis isolate Benzon Research Colony breed Stoneville strain chromosome 6, ilAntGemm2 primary, whole genome shotgun sequence includes:
- the mmm gene encoding missing minor mitochondria has product MSKSQSSTQVAPPQPRRKRFIPKYDVEGVYKIILGEETQLQIEIVVGVHVNVQFPWKEVSKAKIVENLEVGGELSEFFPVRKEIEEYKDEYILLGFAPELSQDAETFYLCCTTEARDHCKQQSDRFIKRQEKKLEKAVQKKPRPWVSLGSEKEIIELIPINARNLMEMEIRAKFPTVYDPVKFKVRDTNSVRDGYIELTPYRQKFNNVFRRRVDCDTQVSPPLMDSAAQTVLKYPQNMWTQSIADALGSMEDTEGGGGDGGGGEPAEEGEEGRKDEEGSEDEDEQEKEAPDEAAMASFKAAFRRLRRPSYIKMINGFMSSKKDEMTSIIELNTVMDIYCNDYPNLVVQKSTDTYTTMTFEEYVCFTDVRAKDKYVSCAVFHPMWSGIVAICYSDGSPKVMKTLTTRPDPIQRAVYGLNPVMIWSHIDSLLPKLYLESPREVKTLSFCPFDENILIGGLINGQIVLWDITNKLDNVESIEVLSETREKYKIAMNAHMGWMKPVQDNAVVSATVLSNLMTSHYGPVTDIKWISPNFVVTPTGKMTKMTDHKKSLQFATSSIDGNILIWNLSVENINIFDNKKVKKSKRVPRRPSGLLVDVSPFKILDRILQPCYKLILGTAGQPQTLCLQGFALNPLPLKYTHTPMDTGKGRKYFTCDILSQAESEMSTTFYCGSQHGDVEKVSWEGHEFNTGEIVNSEYCDIKFKCCIHDGVISCTTKNPLMDSVTLTVGGKIFAIWSDKLKNRPLIWKKRPYRLTDGAWSLYKPSLLFITTSEGDIETWDLLLRSDQPISVQTLSGTMLTHITLHTLPLTKNLIGVSDANGSFRMYLNPPIFQLESSSYLGRMEAMLLREVKVISSFIQWQNIYMQSNPDILLELKRKEGAHLAEKEEEKRRLREEQEKREEEEAEARRLAKLKVIGPEERWQMIIQKLIERTIAVKKRINRAELIEHEKPLRELEAQRLEKEKRMLEIMKNQKAIFSDTVAILFPEAVKKPPKVKKSLLSDDKESLKKEYLEDYEYLKNTAKRTVLDNPFKAPFFWDETIVEGKERRQALNAQEDYMKMHKNRISEENMSPDKIVTAPPFSAPNVFEEREMEDLDLLG; this is encoded by the coding sequence ATGTCCAAAAGTCAGTCATCTACTCAGGTGGCACCACCACAACCTCGAAGAAAGAGGTTCATCCCGAAATATGACGTCGAAGgtgtatacaaaattatattgggTGAAGAAACACAATTACAGATAGAAATAGTCGTAGGCGTCCATGTAAACGTGCAATTTCCCTGGAAAGAAGTCAGCAAGGCCAAAATAGTTGAGAATTTGGAAGTCGGTGGTGAATTATCAGAATTCTTCCCTGTTCGAAAAGAAATAGAAGAATACAAAGATGAATATATTCTATTAGGGTTTGCACCCGAACTGTCGCAAGATGCAGAAACATTTTACCTTTGTTGCACTACGGAAGCCAGAGACCATTGTAAACAGCAATCTGATAGGTTCATTAAGAGGCAGGAAAAGAAATTAGAAAAAGCCGTCCAAAAAAAGCCAAGACCATGGGTTAGTCTGGGTAGCGAGAAAGAAATTATTGAACTGATACCCATAAACGCTAGAAATTTAATGGAGATGGAAATAAGAGCAAAGTTTCCTACGGTATACGATCCTGTAAAGTTTAAAGTAAGAGATACTAATTCCGTTAGAGATGGTTACATAGAGCTAACACCGTATAGACAGaagtttaataatgtttttcgaCGCCGAGTTGATTGTGACACTCAAGTATCGCCTCCATTGATGGATAGCGCTGCTCAAACTGTGCTTAAATATCCTCAGAATATGTGGACACAGTCAATTGCTGATGCTTTAGGTAGCATGGAAGATACTGAAGGCGGTGGTGGTGACGGAGGTGGTGGAGAACCCGCCGAAGAAGGTGAGGAGGGTCGTAAAGATGAAGAGGGTTCCGAAGATGAAGATGAACAAGAGAAAGAAGCGCCAGATGAAGCAGCGATGGCTTCTTTCAAAGCTGCTTTTCGACGGTTACGACGACCATCCTACATCAAAATGATAAATGGTTTCATGTCCTCCAAAAAAGACGAAATGACTTCGATCATTGAACTTAATACGGTTATGGATATTTACTGTAACGATTATCCAAATTTAGTCGTTCAAAAATCTACTGATACATACACTACAATGACATTCGAAGAGTATGTTTGTTTCACAGACGTTAGAGCTAAAGATAAATATGTGTCCTGTGCTGTATTTCATCCAATGTGGTCCGGTATAGTAGCTATTTGTTACTCTGATGGGTCTCCTAAGGTTATGAAGACTCTGACTACACGACCCGATCCTATTCAAAGAGCTGTGTACGGCCTAAATCCAGTAATGATTTGGAGCCACATCGACAGTTTATTACCAAAACTGTATTTAGAATCCCCGCGGGAAGTCAAAACACTATCATTTTGTCCGTTTGACGAGAATATTCTTATTGGCGGTTTAATTAACGGTCAGATTGTTTTATGGGATATTACAAACAAGCTCGATAATGTTGAAAGCATTGAAGTTTTGAGCGAaacaagagaaaaatataagattGCAATGAATGCTCATATGGGATGGATGAAACCTGTTCAAGACAATGCCGTTGTGAGTGCTACTGTATTAAGTAATCTTATGACTAGTCATTACGGGCCCGTCACTGATATTAAATGGATATCGCCAAATTTTGTTGTGACTCCCACCGGTAAAATGACAAAAATGACGGATCACAAAAAATCTTTACAGTTTGCTACTAGTTCAATAgatggaaatattttaatatggaaTTTGTCAGTCgagaatatcaatatattcgATAACAAAAAAGTTAAGAAATCTAAAAGAGTGCCAAGAAGACCTTCTGGATTACTTGTAGATGTTTCGCCGTTTAAAATATTGGATCGAATCCTGCAGCCGTGTTATAAGCTTATATTGGGTACAGCTGGTCAACCTCAAACACTTTGCTTGCAAGGCTTTGCTTTGAATCCACTTCCTCTTAAATATACTCATACACCAATGGATACTGGGAAAGGTAGAAAGTATTTTACTTGTGATATACTATCACAGGCAGAGAGTGAAATGAGTACTACATTTTATTGTGGTTCTCAACACGGTGATGTAGAAAAAGTATCTTGGGAAGGACATGAATTTAATACAGGTGAAATTGTCAATTCTGAGTACTGTGatatcaaatttaaatgttGTATTCACGATGGAGTCATATCTTGTACTACAAAGAATCCGCTCATGGATAGTGTAACGTTGACAGTGGGTGGGAAAATATTTGCCATTTGGTCGGATAAATTAAAGAATCGTCCATTGATTTGGAAAAAACGTCCTTACAGACTGACAGATGGGGCATGGTCATTGTACAAACCAAGTTTACTCTTTATTACCACGTCTGAAGGTGACATAGAAACTTGGGATTTGTTATTGAGAAGCGATCAGCCAATTTCAGTACAAACGTTATCAGGTACAATGTTGACCCACATAACTCTCCATACACTACCTCTGACTAAAAATTTGATTGGTGTTAGTGACGCAAATGGttcatttagaatgtatttgAATCCTCCAATATTTCAGTTAGAAAGTTCTTCGTACTTAGGGAGAATGGAAGCTATGCTTCTTAGGGAGGTTAAAGTCATATCAAGTTTTATTCAGTGGCAAAATATATACATGCAAAGTAATCCAGACATTTTACTAGAGCTCAAGCGAAAAGAAGGTGCTCATTTAGCAGAGAAAGAAGAGGAAAAGCGTAGGCTGAGAGAAGAACAGGAAAaaagagaagaagaagaagcagAAGCACGAAGATTGGCCAAATTAAAAGTCATTGGTCCAGAAGAAAGATGGCAAATGATTATACAAAAACTTATAGAACGAACAATTGCAGTTAAAAAGAGAATAAACAGAGCAGAGTTGATTGAGCACGAGAAACCTTTAAGAGAATTGGAGGCGCAGCGTTTagagaaagaaaaaagaatGTTGGAAATAATGAAAAATCAGAAAGCTATATTTAGTGATACTGTTGCTATACTATTTCCTGAGGCGGTCAAAAAGCCACCAAAGGTAAAGAAGAGTCTATTATCAGACGATAAAGAGTCTCTCAAAAAAGAGTATTTAGAAGACtatgaatatttgaaaaatactgcGAAGAGAACAGTACTGGATAATCCGTTTAAGGCACCATTCTTCTGGGATGAGACTATAGTTGAAGGTAAGGAGCGGCG